A window of the Phaseolus vulgaris cultivar G19833 chromosome 5, P. vulgaris v2.0, whole genome shotgun sequence genome harbors these coding sequences:
- the LOC137834075 gene encoding uncharacterized protein — MKIISLNIRGVGGALKRNYIRDLINREQVDMVCLQETKCSEFSREKVCLLWGTNEVEWVENKALNNAGGVLTMWSNKSFQLSKFVNGRNYTVVEGFWKRENGAHVTIVNIYSSGSLREKKELWNEVGGFRQGQLSKAWCIIGDFNSIRRQEERKSVMSNSNYSREIKGFNDFIESSKLVDIPLVGRKYTWFKPNSLVKSRIDRVLVSKEWLDIWPNSQQFVLSRSISDHCAVILKEVSVDWGPKPFRCLDVWQRDNGFKEFVRSSWSSYKVVGREIFVFKEKLKKLKADLKVWNKEVFGDVNQTSKVIQQRLDELDLYDDEDGLDESEREERKSLFAKLSVSKSKQEAILFQKARQSWIKQGDLNTKFFHSSVKWRRARNQLHGIFVNNKWSDNKEEVKNKVCELFEERFARNDAYQARLDKVEFNSISEVDNKMLIGDFSEEEVKAAIWGCDSSKSPDLDGFNFGFIKSCWDILKKDVVSEVKDFAGYGSWPRGSNA, encoded by the coding sequence ATGAAGATAATTAGTCTGAATATTAGAGGGGTAGGAGGTGCCTTAAAAAGGAATTATATAAGGGATCTGATTAACAGGGAACAAGTGGATATGGTGTGTTTACAAGAGACAAAGTGTTCGGAGTTTAGTAGGGAGAAGGTGTGTTTACTTTGGGGAACCAATGAAGTAGAATGGGTGGAAAACAAAGCTTTAAATAACGCAGGGGGTGTGCTTACGATGTGGAGTAACAAGTCGTTCCAGTTATCCAAATTTGTAAATGGGAGAAACTATACTGTGGTAGAAGGGTTTTGGAAGAGAGAAAATGGAGCACATGTAACTATTGTGAATATCTATAGTTCTGGCTCTCTAAGGGAAAAGAAAGAGCTATGGAACGAGGTTGGTGGTTTCAGACAGGGTCAACTCTCAAAGGCGTGGTGTATCATTGGGGATTTTAATTCCATAAGAAGGCAGGAGGAAAGGAAGAGCGTGATGTCGAATTCTAACTATTCTAGAGAAATAAAGGGTTTCAATGACTTTATTGAAAGTTCAAAATTGGTGGACATCCCTTTGGTGGGCAGGAAGTATACATGGTTCAAACCCAACAGTTTGGTAAAAAGCAGAATAGACAGGGTATTAGTTTCAAAAGAATGGTTGGATATTTGGCCTAACAGCCAACAGTTTGTTTTAAGTAGATCGATCTCGGATCATTGTGCAGTTATCCTGAAGGAAGTCTCAGTGGATTGGGGTCCGAAACCTTTTAGGTGTTTGGATGTGTGGCAGAGAGATAACGGATTTAAAGAGTTCGTGAGATCGAGTTGGTCTTCTTACAAGGTGGTAGGAAGAGAAATCTTTGTGTTTaaagaaaagttgaaaaagTTAAAAGCAGATTTAAAGGTGTGGAACAAGGAAGTCTTCGGTGATGTGAATCAGACTAGTAAGGTAATTCAACAGAGGTTAGATGAATTAGACTTGTATGATGACGAAGACGGGTTAGATGAGTCagaaagggaagaaagaaagtcTCTCTTTGCTAAGCTTTCAGTTTCCAAGTCTAAACAAGAGGCGATTTTATTTCAGAAAGCAAGACAAAGTTGGATTAAGCAGGGGGATCTAAATACAAAATTCTTCCATTCTTCGGTAAAATGGAGGAGGGCAAGGAATCAATTGCACGGGATTTTTGTTAATAACAAATGGAGTGACAATAAGGAGGAGGTGAAGAATAAGGTATGTGAGCTTTTTGAAGAAAGGTTCGCTAGGAATGACGCCTACCAGGCCAGACTGGATAAGGTTGAATTTAATTCCATTTCAGAAGTCGACAATAAGATGCTAATTGGCGATTTTTCGGAAGAAGAGGTGAAAGCAGCGATTTGGGGGTGTGATAGTTCAAAGAGTCCCGACCTTGATGGTTTTAACTTTGGTTTTATAAAATCTTGTTGGGACATCTTAAAGAAGGACGTGGTGTCGGAAGTAAAGGATTTTGCAGGTTACGGCAGTTGGCCAAGAGGTTCGAATGCGTAA
- the LOC137835241 gene encoding protein trichome birefringence-like 42 has product MVFSLWLCPLVLASAFVWAVPYQGCDFSEGKWVIDEPSFHPLYDASRDCPFIGQGFDCLRNGRTDEEYLKYRWKPSGCDLPRFDGKKFLEKNTGKKIMFVGDSISNNMWQSLTCLLHIAVPNSTYTSTSQTQQLSVFSFPEYKASIMWLKNGFLVDLVIDKEKGRILKLDTISSGDQWKGVDVLIFNSYHWWTHTGHSQAWDYFQVGSELIKDMDHMEAFKIGLTTWAKWVDSNIDPSKTRVLFQGIAASHVDKKGCLRQTQPEEGSMAAYPGVDIVKTVISNMEKAVELLDITMLTQLRRDGHPSIYTGRGTSFDDCSHWCLAGVPDSWNEILYALLLGN; this is encoded by the exons ATGGTGTTCTCATTGTGGTTGTGTCCTCTGGTACTAGCCTCAGCTTTTGTATGGGCAGTACCATACCAAGGATGTGATTTTTCAGAGGGAAAATGGGTCATTGATGAACCCTCTTTCCACCCTCTCTATGATGCTTCAAGGGACTGTCCTTTCATTGGCCAAGGATTTGATTGCTTAAGAAATGGCAGAACAGATGAGGAGTATCTCAAGTATAGATGGAAGCCCTCTGGTTGTGACCTTCCAAG GTTTGATGGTAAGAAGTTCTTGGAGAAAAACACAGGAAAGAAGATAATGTTTGTGGGGGACTCCATAAGTAACAACATGTGGCAGTCACTCACTTGTTTGCTTCACATTGCAGTCCCAAACTCAACCTACACTTCAACAAGTCAAACACAGCAACTTTCTGTGTTTTCATTTCCG GAATATAAAGCCTCAATCATGTGGTTGAAAAATGGGTTCCTCGTGGATTTGGTTATTGATAAAGAAAAAGGCAGGATTTTGAAGTTGGACACCATTAGCTCTGGGGACCAGTGGAAAGGAGTTGATGTTTTGATTTTCAATTCTTACCATTGGTGGACTCACACAGGACACTCTCAAGC GTGGGATTACTTTCAAGTAGGGAGTGAACTAATCAAGGACATGGATCACATGGAAGCTTTCAAGATTGGGCTAACAACTTGGGCTAAATGGGTTGATTCTAACATTGACCCTTCAAAGACTAGAGTTTTGTTTCAGGGCATTGCTGCTTCCCATGTTGA CAAAAAGGGTTGCCTGAGGCAAACTCAACCAGAGGAAGGATCAATGGCAGCATATCCTGGTGTGGACATTGTGAAGACAGTTATAAGTAACATGGAAAAGGCTGTAGAATTGCTAGACATCACTATGCTCACACAACTGCGAAGGGATGGTCACCCCTCTATCTACACAGGGCGTGGCACTTCTTTTGATGACTGCAGTCATTGGTGTTTGGCTGGTGTTCCTGATTCTTGGAATGAAATTTTGTATGCTCTTCTACTTGGAAATTAG